atttttttgctttatttttttgctttatgaATAATGTAAACACAtgtttctacaatattttttaaactacttttttcacatcattttaaataACTATACTATAAATCTCCAACCAAACTGGGCCTCAGGGATCATCACACAAAAAGATATACATTTTATCCTAATATTTATCGTCATAATCCGATCCAACATATAGGAACAGAATCTAATCTAATATTAAAAGCATTCCCCATTCGCAACCCCCCACTTTCCACAATCCTCAACCCCCACTAAATGGTATTTGGAATCCACATAAGCTTGAGGTCCCAGGCGATCCTGATAACCCACTAATCAAAAACCACTTCCAGCATTTAATAGAGAGGTATTTAGAAAGTGAAACTAAAgcaaaaaggaaacaaaaagcaACTATTTgcaaacatataaaataaaataataataataaagttttaaaaaaggaaagtttTGTTCCATGCTTGTATGCAGCAATTGCTGAATACAGGATTATGTAACAGCAAAAAGAAAGTAACAAGTGTCTAAAGGTCTACCTAATCACGTGCATTACACATGATCCACATTGCTTATGCAGCAAAACCTTTTccagaaaatatgaaaaaaaaaatattgcagtAACAATAGAATTTTAACTGAATGTTGCATCATTATAGGATCATAATCTCCATAAGTCTATTTGTTCCCATCTAGTGGAAACAACATTATTGTTTCCAAATTACATCAGAAACATCTTTGCTTTCATCCCCCAAAATTGGACCAGACCCAAAACATTACTCTACAGAAGAGATCTTCATGACCCTCTTACTTTTTCCTAGCGGTGATAATGAATAAAGGGAATAGGCATGAACATAGGATATGAGTTTCATTCTAATAGAACAGGTGCTCTTGAAgggaaaaggacaaaaaaaaaaaaattaacaatatagacctaaaaattgaaaataatggaAGCCAAAAAAACACCTAGCCTGGGTTCTTGTTTCTGAATATAACCCAGAGGGTTTCTCACCCTATCTAACTTACTGTTGTAATAAATAGTGAATAAATCTTCTTTagttttctgttctttttttctcaaacaTCTCCCCTGCTTTCTTCCTTTGTTACTGTTACCTTCTCACACTCACCGCCAACAAAATCTGGAAAAGGCATATGTtatttaccaaaacctttttgTTGTTAATTACCTCGGGGCTCAGTGAAAATGATTTCAATTCTGCTGAGCCACAAGATGATCAAGCTGCATTTGTTCGAGCCATGCTCCCAACACAGCATGATCAACCGATTCAATTTGGGAGTTCATGTTTGAACCCTCACTAGATGATGCAGTAGCTGCAGCACTAGAAACAGGTGTTGCTAGCTTTTCTTTAATATCAGTTGGAGATTCTTTGACAAGTGACTGAACCCATGACAGATCAGGCTCCTCTCCATTGTTCCCCAGCTCAAACGAAGATGACCTACGGTGCTTACCCAATTCATCTGTACTAACAGCCCAATCTGGCTTCCCATTGGAAGATCCCCATTTGGACCATGAATTTACAGGGGATCCAACAATTGAAGCAGAGTTGGAGCCAAGTTCCCTTGAGCTGAGGCTGCGGAACTGTTGCTGCTTGTCCCGTTGAGCTAATATGGACATTCGAGAGCTCATTGGCGAGATAGGTTCCACGTTTCGGGGAGACATCCTCCCTGATGATGGAACCCCAAAAGATGCCTGCAATAAAGGGTGATCAACATTTTTAGGGGAGAAGCTTGTATTGATTGGTGATAACATGctctgctgctgctgctgaaaTTGATTGAGAACTGCTGATTTGTGTGTTGGGGAAAAAACAGCTGATGCCAATGCTTGATCAGAATAGCGAGGGGATAAGCTCTCAGAAGAAAATAGATCATCAAGATTTGAAGGAGTGAGGGATTTAAACCGACCAGAACGGTTCAAAGAATTAGAACTCATAGATGGTTGAGAGAGGCAAGATAACTCATTTATGAGCTGCTGTTGCTGCACATCAAAATCCATATCAAAGTCCTCTGCCGGGATGTCTCTTGCATTAAGGGAAGATCTCAAGCGACTCGACTGAAAATTGCTTCCTGGTAGATGCAAAGCCGGAACATTTGGTTGGGGCCAACCTGAGTGTGACATGCCATTAGCAGACGGAGACATGGGTGGAGTGTATGCTGATGGAGACATGACAGATACCGATGAAGGGGAGCCTGGTAAGAGGCTCATGGCTGCAGCAAAATCCATGGCAGTAGCACCAGAAGTACTTGAGCGAGGAGAAGGAACAGCAGAACCAGTAGAGACATATAATGGCCGGAGTTCCTCAGCAGTGTGGGCAAAAAAGCAGACCCTCCTCGCACAACTGGTACCATCCTTGCAAAGCCTGGTTCGATATTGCGCAGGGTGTAGCCAGCACTCAAAAACACCATGAGCATATTCACACATATCTCCACGTCTACAAGCCCCCTTGCGGAAATCGGGACATGGGACACAGCTGTAATGGAACTTCCTTGGATCCCTTCTTCGAGCATTTTCCCCTGGATGAACAAATGGGCACTCGGTCCAATCATGAGAGTAGGCACGTGAACAAGGCCGCACCTTAAATGAATACATTCGAAATTCATCAGTTGAATAGATGCTATTCTTGATATCTGGGAGGGATGGGTCAACAGGGTATTCTTTCTTCTCTGATGCAGAAGAAATGGAGTAATCACTGAACTTCATCTTTGTTGGTGaagaaataaaatctgaagCAGATGGGGACCCATTATCTGGCGAAGATGAAAGAGGTGAAGAATTCATACTCAAAGTGTCTGTTAAGACTGTCAGATTGTGTTCAATACAGGGCCCATTAGTTGTAAGGAGTTCTCTAAGACTCAATTTGACATCTTGGAGCTTTGGTGGTACAACAATTAAATCAACAGGACGGTGACCATTTGCATCTACCAAATTTGGATCAGCTCCTGACACTAAAAGCAATTTCACAGCATCGATGGCATTAACAGCCCCACCAGAAGCAGCACAGTGAAGGGCAGTGCTTTTATCATGACCACAGGGCCGATTGACATCTGCGTCAGACAAAGATAGTATCAACTTCATAACATCAATGCTACCATATGTAGCAGCAACCATCAAAGGTGTTCTACGTTCATTAACCATCTGCTTTGAGCCCTTCTTACGGCCATACCATAGGCCAATCTCATCAATACCAGAAGGATCACGCTCAACCGATCTTTTGAAGCCCTCAATGTCATTGTTAGCAGCAAGATCGAGCAAACTAGCAAAAGTATCTTCCGTTTCAACAGTCAAGTGGTTCATGTCTAAGTTAGAGGGTCTAGTTTACTCAATGGAAACAATAGCTGAAGTCGAGACAATATGGGCTTTAACCGCTCTGATCTACAGCACATACTTTCATTTGCAAGAcatctatgaaaaaaaaaaaaacaacaaataatagTCAGAGTTTGAGTACACATTAATTCAGTACAATAAgcttaaaaacttaataaaattatCCACAAATGAAAATCCCCAACAAAAACTACTTGAAATCACTCCTTCAAAAAATGATAGATGTAAAAATTTTCGATCCGGGTCATAACAAACCAACAAAGAAAAGTGTTGGGTATGTCACAATTTCTAGAAGGGTACAATGACAATATGCGGAAAATAGtctttaaatacaaaaaacaagttaaaatttagaagaaagGGACTCCATAAGTAAACTCAAAACTAATTTTGGACAATGAAAAAGAATCTTATCAAATTTGGAGGTTTCTAAGACATAATAAGCAAATCAAATTCTTGAGTTAGAGAATCCAGGAAACGTATAGATTATGATTGCAATTTCCTATCTTAAAATTCAATCTCATGCTATACTTCATTTTCAACAGACCTATATAGCAGACAATAAACAAGGTAAATTAAACTGCCTTGGTGTGTTGGTTATTGGGTAATCAAtaacataagtttttttttttgttttttttaacaggATAAATGATAAGCATGAATTCAAAAGAAAGATCAAAAGCTAAAACACAACTGAAGTTTTTtattaaagtataaaaaaaaaatattatactagGGTTTTTCATTGTATCCTAATACTTTATAGCATCACTCCCTAGTTTCTCGGCAACCAAGCAAAGCTTAAAGAAAAGTAATGACttaaaaaaaggctaaaaacaaaataatcaaaaagtGTTATACAAGGAGagtttgagaaagagaaacaatcGCCGTAACAATCGtcttacaaatatttttactaaaagattaaaaaacaaaaagcatggaataattaaaaaaaaaatcacaatcatAGCAAGTGAACATAATAATCATATGGATTTTGAAGCAGCATAGCACGGATCAGAAAGTGTGATTGAAACTAaatctttgtttattttaagACAAAACATGAAAACTACTGAAACTACCACTTCTACTACTACTACATGTGATCATCTaagagagacaaagaaagaagatCAAGGTTGGGAAACATCAAGCGAAGTCAAAAAGCAATCTAGGACTGAAAAGAGGTTCTCTTCACAGAGAATCTtaccagtttttttttggttgatgggTTTGAACTATGAAACTAAGGCAAGTCTCCTTCAGTTAAGTTGTTAA
This genomic stretch from Castanea sativa cultivar Marrone di Chiusa Pesio chromosome 9, ASM4071231v1 harbors:
- the LOC142610854 gene encoding zinc finger CCCH domain-containing protein 30 produces the protein MNHLTVETEDTFASLLDLAANNDIEGFKRSVERDPSGIDEIGLWYGRKKGSKQMVNERRTPLMVAATYGSIDVMKLILSLSDADVNRPCGHDKSTALHCAASGGAVNAIDAVKLLLVSGADPNLVDANGHRPVDLIVVPPKLQDVKLSLRELLTTNGPCIEHNLTVLTDTLSMNSSPLSSSPDNGSPSASDFISSPTKMKFSDYSISSASEKKEYPVDPSLPDIKNSIYSTDEFRMYSFKVRPCSRAYSHDWTECPFVHPGENARRRDPRKFHYSCVPCPDFRKGACRRGDMCEYAHGVFECWLHPAQYRTRLCKDGTSCARRVCFFAHTAEELRPLYVSTGSAVPSPRSSTSGATAMDFAAAMSLLPGSPSSVSVMSPSAYTPPMSPSANGMSHSGWPQPNVPALHLPGSNFQSSRLRSSLNARDIPAEDFDMDFDVQQQQLINELSCLSQPSMSSNSLNRSGRFKSLTPSNLDDLFSSESLSPRYSDQALASAVFSPTHKSAVLNQFQQQQQSMLSPINTSFSPKNVDHPLLQASFGVPSSGRMSPRNVEPISPMSSRMSILAQRDKQQQFRSLSSRELGSNSASIVGSPVNSWSKWGSSNGKPDWAVSTDELGKHRRSSSFELGNNGEEPDLSWVQSLVKESPTDIKEKLATPVSSAAATASSSEGSNMNSQIESVDHAVLGAWLEQMQLDHLVAQQN